The Chondrinema litorale genome includes the window ATGGAAAATACACCTAAATACAGACCAGATAGCAATCCTGTATTTACTACTGACGATCCTAACTTGTTCGACGAAAACGGTAATCCACTTTACGATACCGACTGGCAAGAAGAAGCTACCAGAACTTCTGTTACGCATAACCACCAACTTTCTATTCAGCAAAGAAGCGAGAAATCTTCTTACGGAGCATTCATCAACTATTCTAACATGCAAGGTATTATGCTCAACAACTATTTAGAGCGTATGTATGGTAAAATTGCTTACGAAGGTAGACCAAAAGATTGGGTAACATTCGGTTTCAACATCCTTACAAACTTTACAAAAGAAAACGAATTTGACGAAGGTGGTGGATACCAAATGCCACGTAGAACAATGATAGAGATGCCTCCGATATTCCCAGTAAAATTTCCTGATGGAACTTGGAGTAATAGCCATATGATTTCTGATGCTTATAACTTAGAAGGTATGGCTAACCCAGTACACGTTTTAGAAACACAAGATCGTTTGCGTGAGCGTACTCAAATTTTTGGTAATACTTACCTTGTTTTCCACTTGGCAGATGGTCTAGATTTAAGAACTCAGTTTGGATTCGACAAACACGATAGAGTATTTAAAAACTATAGCCCAACCGATTTACTAAACATTTCACAGCCTTTAGGTTCTGCAAGTCAGTCTAACGATAGAGTACTTTACTGGCAACAAGAAACTTTCTTAAACTATAATAAAGAATTCGGAACAGACCACCGTGTAAATGGTGTGCTAGGTCTTAGCTGGCAAGAGCGTACTCAAGAAGGATTTAGCGCAGGAGCACAAGGATTTGCCGATAATACTTTCCGTTTTTACAGCATGCAGTCTGCGAGCCAACCGGGAGCTCCAAGTTCTTATTTCGACAAATGGGCGCTTAACTCATACTTTGTAAGAGGTGGTTATACTTACCGCGATAAGTACATGATTACCTTAACTGGTAGAGTAGATGGTTCTTCTAGATTTGGTGCAGACAACAAATATGGTTTCTTCCCATCTGTTGGTTTAGGTTGGACAGTTTCAGAAGAAGATTTCTTAGCTAATTCAGGTGTGATAGATCAACTAAAATTTAGATCTAGTGTTGGTATTACTGGTAACACAGAAATTCCAATTTATCAGTCATTGGCTACTGTATCTTCAGGAACAGTTTTATTAGATGGTTCAAGAGCTACAGAAAGTTATGTAAACAGATTGTCTAACCCGAATCTTGGTTGGGAGAAAACAAAACAATTTGATGTTGGATTTAACTTAGCTTTATTCAACTACAGAGTAAGTCTTGAAATGGATTACTACTACAAGCTTACTACTGACTTATTGTTAGATAGACCTTTACCGCAAACTACTGGTTTTGGTGGTGTAATGGATAACATTGGTTCAGTTTCTAACCGTGGTATTGAAGTAATGTTAACTACGCTGAATGTTGAAAAACCAGATTTTAGCTGGGAAACTACTTTGAACTTCAACTATAACCAAAACAGAATTGAAAAACTAGGTGAAAACAACGAAGATATTTTCCCTGGTCCATGGTGGGTATCTGGTAGCCAAACTATCTTAAGAGTAGGAGAGCCTTTATCTAGCTTCTGGGGATACGAAAGATTAGGTATCTGGGGAACAGACGAAGCAGACGAAGCTGAAAAAGTAGGTCGCGTTCCGGGTGAAGCTAAAAGATCAACAGATCCAACAATTATTGGTAATGGTTTACCAAAATGGACTGGTAGTTTCATCAACAACTTTAGATACAAAAACTTTGATCTTTCTGTTGATTTACAATTTGTTTACGATGTAGATATCTTACAGCAGTTCTTCCACTCAACTGAAGACCGTTCTGGTATTGCTAATGGTTTAAGTACAATCCTTTACGATAGCTGGACTCCTGAAAGACAAAACGTAATGGTACAGGAAATCAGAAACCAAGCATACGCTGGCCAGAACAGTGAGATTGACAGCCACTGGGTAACTGATGGTTCTTACCTAAGAGGTAACTTGTTTACTTTAGGTTACAACTTTAACCCAGCAGTATTAGATAAACTAAACTTACAGAAACTGAGAGTATACGGAAGCGTTCAAAATGCTTTTGTTATTCATTCTGACGATTTCAAAGGACTTGATCCTGAAGCTACATCGTGGGGTGGTAACCAATGGGGACAAAACATTTTCTTCTTCCAGTACCCACGTCCGAGAACCTACACATTGGGTGTAAATCTTCAGTTCTAATCTTTAATTCAATATAAATATGAAATACATATCTAAAATATTCTATATACTGCTTACAAGCACTATGATATTTTCATGTTCTGATTTTTTGGAAGAAGTGCCAAAAGATGAGAT containing:
- a CDS encoding SusC/RagA family TonB-linked outer membrane protein codes for the protein MSKYFFWGICLQTLFAGFLIANDGNAQTKKLTEIQFSFEGRSEVSLHKAFKIIEQHTDFNFAYNRSELEVEKNVTLLKNTSLYQVLTDLAKSADIKFKRINSSIYVSKIESNTDTSILDQEFSQIKITGKVTSDEDGEPLPGVSILIKGSAVGTTSDINGNYNITATQGDVLQYSYIGYQTTEITVGAQTTVNIALLTDLEQLEEVVVVGYGTTKKSDLTGSIGVVEGDELLKAPVNNALQGLLGKVAGVNVFLNSGSPTSSPRVLIRGLGTINANSSPLYVVDGVVMEDIQFLNPNDIQSMEVLKDASSTAIYGSRGANGVILVTTKAGSKQEGIIVGYDGYVSFGQLRKKMDLLNAEEWLEVVRTGMENTPKYRPDSNPVFTTDDPNLFDENGNPLYDTDWQEEATRTSVTHNHQLSIQQRSEKSSYGAFINYSNMQGIMLNNYLERMYGKIAYEGRPKDWVTFGFNILTNFTKENEFDEGGGYQMPRRTMIEMPPIFPVKFPDGTWSNSHMISDAYNLEGMANPVHVLETQDRLRERTQIFGNTYLVFHLADGLDLRTQFGFDKHDRVFKNYSPTDLLNISQPLGSASQSNDRVLYWQQETFLNYNKEFGTDHRVNGVLGLSWQERTQEGFSAGAQGFADNTFRFYSMQSASQPGAPSSYFDKWALNSYFVRGGYTYRDKYMITLTGRVDGSSRFGADNKYGFFPSVGLGWTVSEEDFLANSGVIDQLKFRSSVGITGNTEIPIYQSLATVSSGTVLLDGSRATESYVNRLSNPNLGWEKTKQFDVGFNLALFNYRVSLEMDYYYKLTTDLLLDRPLPQTTGFGGVMDNIGSVSNRGIEVMLTTLNVEKPDFSWETTLNFNYNQNRIEKLGENNEDIFPGPWWVSGSQTILRVGEPLSSFWGYERLGIWGTDEADEAEKVGRVPGEAKRSTDPTIIGNGLPKWTGSFINNFRYKNFDLSVDLQFVYDVDILQQFFHSTEDRSGIANGLSTILYDSWTPERQNVMVQEIRNQAYAGQNSEIDSHWVTDGSYLRGNLFTLGYNFNPAVLDKLNLQKLRVYGSVQNAFVIHSDDFKGLDPEATSWGGNQWGQNIFFFQYPRPRTYTLGVNLQF